A stretch of DNA from Acidicapsa acidisoli:
GGATTTCGGCCACATTGTTAAAGCGATTGACGATGCGATTGCGGCAAAATCAAGCACCAGTGCGAAATCGTGACCCTCAGGCTGATCGTCATACGTGACTATCTGTAGCTATGGCCGAGAACGGGATGCGGTTCGTAGGCTTCCTCCAGCTTTGTAATCTCCTCCGGAGTGAGCCGAATGCTCATCGCCGCCAGCGCATCGTCTAGTTGATATGCCTTGCTTGCGCCGATGATCGGTGCGGTCATGCCGGGACGTGAGAGTATCCACGCCAAGGCTACCTGTGCATTCTTGACGCCGCGCACCTGCGCGATCTCAGTGAGGCGATCGACCACTGTAAAGTCCGATGCTCGGTAGTAAAGGCTGTGAGCGTACTCGTCTGTTCTGGCACGCGTTGTCTCGCTCTGCTTCTTGTCTTCATTCGCCTTGCGATTGCCTGCGAGAAAGCCACGAGCGAGCGGACTCCAGGGGATGAGCCCAATCCCTTCCGAGAGGCACAGTGGAATCATCTCGCGCTCCTCTTCGCGATAGACGAGGTTGTAGTGATTCTGCATGGTGACAAAACGTGCGAAGCCATGCTCCCGCTGCGTCTGGATCATCTTCAGAAACTGCCATGCGTACATAGACGACGCGCCGAGATACAGAGCCTTCCCGGCTCGCACTACGTCGTTCAGCGCCTCTACCGTCTCCTCGATCGGCGTTTGCGAATCGAAGCGATGAATCTGATACAGGTCCACGTAATCCACACCAAGGCGCTTCAAACTCTTGTCGATAGAGGCCATGATGTGCTTGCGCGAGAGTCCCCGGTCGTTCGGCGCATCGGACATCGCATTGAAGACCTTAGTGGCAATTACGACGTTATCGCGCGACCCGGCGAATTCCTTAAGAGCGCGTCCGGTGACTTCTTCACTCACGCCAAGAGAGTACATATCAGCGGTATCGAAAAAGTTGATGCCCGCCTCCACTGCCTGTCGAATCAGCGGCTTCGAGGCTTCCTCATTCAGCACCCACTCGCGCCATTGACTCGTGCCGTAGGTCATCATACCCAGACAAAGGCGCGAAACCTTCGCCCCGGTCGTTCCGAGATTTACATAATCCATCCAAACTTCTCCTATGAAATTCACTGCAAGGCCAGATCATTGCTGGCCGGCTACTTCGTTCCGTTGGATGATGCAAACCTGTGCGACGATGCTCAAATGGAGCCGCCACGAACCCGCAGGCGGGGACTACGGCAGCATACTCCAAGGCTTGGCGAGAGCAGCGTTGCAGATCGCGATCTCGTGTTGTATCCTGTGTGGCTGCGCGGCATCGGCGTTTCCCAGTGGCGCCTTCCTTTCGAGTTGAAGCCATGTATCAAGGCTTTCCTGATACCACGACCGCGCCTCACTCCAATACTTGTTCTTTAGAGCTCCGGAAATCCTCGAAGTCAAGGCAAGATGCTCGTACGTGTCCGC
This window harbors:
- a CDS encoding aldo/keto reductase — its product is MDYVNLGTTGAKVSRLCLGMMTYGTSQWREWVLNEEASKPLIRQAVEAGINFFDTADMYSLGVSEEVTGRALKEFAGSRDNVVIATKVFNAMSDAPNDRGLSRKHIMASIDKSLKRLGVDYVDLYQIHRFDSQTPIEETVEALNDVVRAGKALYLGASSMYAWQFLKMIQTQREHGFARFVTMQNHYNLVYREEEREMIPLCLSEGIGLIPWSPLARGFLAGNRKANEDKKQSETTRARTDEYAHSLYYRASDFTVVDRLTEIAQVRGVKNAQVALAWILSRPGMTAPIIGASKAYQLDDALAAMSIRLTPEEITKLEEAYEPHPVLGHSYR